The proteins below come from a single Hirundo rustica isolate bHirRus1 chromosome 6, bHirRus1.pri.v3, whole genome shotgun sequence genomic window:
- the AKT1 gene encoding RAC-alpha serine/threonine-protein kinase isoform X1 has product MNEVAIVKEGWLHKRGEYIKTWRPRYFLLKNDGTFIGYKERPQDVDQRESPLNNFSVAQCQLMKTERPKPNTFIIRCLQWTTVIERTFHVETPEEREEWTKAIQTVADSLKKQEEEMMDFRSGSPSDNSGAEEMEVSMTKPKHKVTMNEFEYLKLLGKGTFGKVILVKEKATGRYYAMKILKKEVIVAKDEVAHTLTENRVLQNSRHPFLTALKYSFQTHDRLCFVMEYANGGELFFHLSRERVFSEDRARFYGAEIVSALDYLHSEKNVVYRDLKLENLMLDKDGHIKITDFGLCKEGIKDGATMKTFCGTPEYLAPEVLEDNDYGRAVDWWGLGVVMYEMMCGRLPFYNQDHEKLFELILMEEIRFPRTLSPEAKSLLSGLLKKDPKQRLGGGPDDAKEIMQHKFFAGIVWQDVYEKKLVPPFKPQVTSETDTRYFDEEFTAQMITITPPDQDDSMDCVDNERRPHFPQFSYSASGTA; this is encoded by the exons GAGAATACATCAAAACATGGAGGCCGCGGTATTTTCTGTTGAAGAACGATGGCACCTTCATTGGCTACAAGGAACGGCCACAGGATGTTGACCAGCGGGAATCACCTTTAAATAACTTTTCAGTAGCTC AGTGCCAGCTGATGAAGACAGAGCGACCTAAACCAAACACATTTATCATTAGATGCCTCCAGTGGACCACAGTAATTGAAAGAACATTTCATGTGGAGACTCCAGAGGAGCG GGAAGAATGGACAAAAGCCATCCAAACAGTAGCAGACAGCCTGAagaaacaagaggaagagatgaTGGATTTTAGATCTGGCTCTCCCAGTGATAATTCAGGTGCCGAAGAAATGGAAGTTTCTATGACAAAGCCAAAACACAAAGTG ACCATGAATGAGTTTGAATACCTTAAACTACTGGGAAAAGGCACTTTTGGAAAGGTCATTTtagttaaagaaaaagcaactgGACGGTATTACGCTATGAAAATTCTGAAGAAGGAAGTTATTGTAGCAAAG GATGAAGTAGCGCACACGCTGACAGAAAACCGGGTTTTACAGAACTCTCGGCACCCGTTCCTAACA GCTTTAAAGTATTCCTTTCAGACACATGATCGCTTGTGTTTCGTTATGGAGTACGCTAATGGAGGGGAG TTGTTTTTCCATCTGTCAAGAGAGCGTGTCTTCTCTGAAGACCGAGCTCGATTTTATGGGGCTGAGATTGTTTCAGCGCTGGATTACCTGCATTCCGAGAAGAATGTGGTTTACAGAGATTTGAAG ctggaaaatctTATGCTGGATAAAGATGGACACATAAAAATAACAGACTTTGGACTATGTAAAGAAGGCATCAAGGATGGAGCAACAATGAAGACTTTCTGTGGCACTCCAGAGTATCTTGCACCAGAG GTTCTGGAGGATAACGATTACGGCCGTGCAGTGGACTGGTGGGGTTTAGGAGTTGTGATGTATGAAATGATGTGTGGCCGGCTCCCTTTCTACAATCAGGACcatgaaaagctttttgaaCTTATCCTTATGGAGGAGATCAGATTTCCACGCACACTGTCACCTGAAGCAAAATCCCTCCTGTCAGGTTTGCTGAAGAAAGATCCTAAGCAAAG GTTAGGTGGCGGTCCTGATGATGCCAAGGAGATTATGCAGCACAAATTCTTTGCTGGCATTGTTTGGCAAGATGTATACGAGAAAAAG cTTGTACCTCCATTCAAGCCACAAGTTACATCTGAAACAGATACAAGATACTTTGATGAAGAATTTACAGCACAGATGATAACAATCACTCCTCCTGACCAAG atGACAGCATGGATTGTGTAGATAACGAGAGAAGACCTCATTTTCCTCAGTTCTCCTACTCAGCCAGTGGAACCGCTTAA
- the AKT1 gene encoding RAC-alpha serine/threonine-protein kinase isoform X2, with the protein MKTERPKPNTFIIRCLQWTTVIERTFHVETPEEREEWTKAIQTVADSLKKQEEEMMDFRSGSPSDNSGAEEMEVSMTKPKHKVTMNEFEYLKLLGKGTFGKVILVKEKATGRYYAMKILKKEVIVAKDEVAHTLTENRVLQNSRHPFLTALKYSFQTHDRLCFVMEYANGGELFFHLSRERVFSEDRARFYGAEIVSALDYLHSEKNVVYRDLKLENLMLDKDGHIKITDFGLCKEGIKDGATMKTFCGTPEYLAPEVLEDNDYGRAVDWWGLGVVMYEMMCGRLPFYNQDHEKLFELILMEEIRFPRTLSPEAKSLLSGLLKKDPKQRLGGGPDDAKEIMQHKFFAGIVWQDVYEKKLVPPFKPQVTSETDTRYFDEEFTAQMITITPPDQDDSMDCVDNERRPHFPQFSYSASGTA; encoded by the exons ATGAAGACAGAGCGACCTAAACCAAACACATTTATCATTAGATGCCTCCAGTGGACCACAGTAATTGAAAGAACATTTCATGTGGAGACTCCAGAGGAGCG GGAAGAATGGACAAAAGCCATCCAAACAGTAGCAGACAGCCTGAagaaacaagaggaagagatgaTGGATTTTAGATCTGGCTCTCCCAGTGATAATTCAGGTGCCGAAGAAATGGAAGTTTCTATGACAAAGCCAAAACACAAAGTG ACCATGAATGAGTTTGAATACCTTAAACTACTGGGAAAAGGCACTTTTGGAAAGGTCATTTtagttaaagaaaaagcaactgGACGGTATTACGCTATGAAAATTCTGAAGAAGGAAGTTATTGTAGCAAAG GATGAAGTAGCGCACACGCTGACAGAAAACCGGGTTTTACAGAACTCTCGGCACCCGTTCCTAACA GCTTTAAAGTATTCCTTTCAGACACATGATCGCTTGTGTTTCGTTATGGAGTACGCTAATGGAGGGGAG TTGTTTTTCCATCTGTCAAGAGAGCGTGTCTTCTCTGAAGACCGAGCTCGATTTTATGGGGCTGAGATTGTTTCAGCGCTGGATTACCTGCATTCCGAGAAGAATGTGGTTTACAGAGATTTGAAG ctggaaaatctTATGCTGGATAAAGATGGACACATAAAAATAACAGACTTTGGACTATGTAAAGAAGGCATCAAGGATGGAGCAACAATGAAGACTTTCTGTGGCACTCCAGAGTATCTTGCACCAGAG GTTCTGGAGGATAACGATTACGGCCGTGCAGTGGACTGGTGGGGTTTAGGAGTTGTGATGTATGAAATGATGTGTGGCCGGCTCCCTTTCTACAATCAGGACcatgaaaagctttttgaaCTTATCCTTATGGAGGAGATCAGATTTCCACGCACACTGTCACCTGAAGCAAAATCCCTCCTGTCAGGTTTGCTGAAGAAAGATCCTAAGCAAAG GTTAGGTGGCGGTCCTGATGATGCCAAGGAGATTATGCAGCACAAATTCTTTGCTGGCATTGTTTGGCAAGATGTATACGAGAAAAAG cTTGTACCTCCATTCAAGCCACAAGTTACATCTGAAACAGATACAAGATACTTTGATGAAGAATTTACAGCACAGATGATAACAATCACTCCTCCTGACCAAG atGACAGCATGGATTGTGTAGATAACGAGAGAAGACCTCATTTTCCTCAGTTCTCCTACTCAGCCAGTGGAACCGCTTAA